A window of Fusarium oxysporum Fo47 chromosome II, complete sequence genomic DNA:
TGATTAACTGTAACGACGTTGAAATACATCGTGCTCACAGCCGGTAGCaaaggagatcaagaaaaCGGCTTCCCGAGGACTCCAAAGCAGTCAAATATGGATGTAGATGCCGATTTCACCCATGGATAAAGGCTATAGTAAATGACTGCAACAGCAATCCAAGGAATAAACGCAGCTCAACAGAGCGGCATTGAGAGTCCACGCCCGCTCGGGCCGTCCGAATCCCCACTTTTCCAACTGCCGATCTCTTGCGGAGATATCCACAGGCAATGATCGACATCAAGGTACCAGGGCAAGCTACGTCAATTGCCGTGTCTTTTCTCCGTCTTGCTCTTTACACCTTTCTTTCTACAATTTATATCTGAGCAAACACGACAGAGATAAAGTCTGGGACCGAAGTCACAGAGGTCGAGCGTTCAATAAGACCTGTCGATATTTCAGTGTCGTACACTATTGAAGACATCATGGATCCAGACAAGACCAGCACAGATGGCACAGACAACATGAGGGGTTCAACAGGCGAGCAACCTCTCCTCTCAACGCCCGACATGGACCGAAGGATCAGACACGCCGTAAGCCAGctctcttctcaatctccaagCTCCAACTCCCAACTCATAAGCCAAATCTAGTTCGACCGTCGCGTCATGCCCGTCGTCTGCTGTCTCTACGTCCTATCGTACCTCGACCGCGGTAACATCGGCAACGCCAAGACCGCCGGTGCACAAGAAGCCCTGAACCTAAGCTCCGATGACTGGTCGTGGGTTCTCAATTCGTTTTATATCGCGTATATCCTGTTTGAGTGGACGACTATGCTTTGGAAGATATTCCCTGCTCATATCTATGTCTCGATCCTTTGTGTCTGGTAAGTCTCGTGGAGCTTGTTCGCAATGTTTACTGCTAATAGAGGCGAAGCTGGGGAACGGCTGCGATGTGTTCTGGGGCAGTGCATAATATGACCCAATTGATAGTCACGCGCATCTTCCTCGGTATCTTTGAAGCTACCTTTGGCGCTGGTGCTCCATTCTTCTTATCGTGTCTGTATAAAAGAAGAGAGCTGGGTCTCCGGATGTCTATTTTACTTGGCATGTCTCCTCTGGCAAACACCTTTGCGTCAAGCTTAGCATACGGCATCACCCATATAAAAGGGTCTCTAGCCCCATGGAGATTATTATTCATCATCGGTAAGATCATCCCCAGCATAAATGGCCGTACTGACTTGAGGCAGAGGGCGCACCGACCATCGCCTTCGCTCCCGTGGTCtacttcttcctcatcgacTCCCCCGCAACCGCCAAGTTTCTCACTGAAGAGGAAAGATATTTCGCCGTTCAGCGCGTACAAGGTCCCGATGGAGCCAAGAAGAGCGTCAACTGGAGACAAATCATCGCCGGAATACTCGACTACAAGAATTACGTCCACTCCATTATTCACTTCTGCTGCAACTTTTCGTTTGCAGCTTTGTCCAACTTCCTTCCCACGATAGTCAGTGCCATGGGTTACAGCTCTATCAATGCCCAGGGACTCACAGCGCCGGCTTATTTCACGGCTTTCCTTCTCTGTATGGGAGCTGCGTTCTTCTCAGATCGGTGCGGAAATCGTGGGTTTGTCGTAGCTGGCTTTGCTGCCATGGCCACTGTTGGCTATGGTCTGCTTGCAGGTATACAAGATATCCATCGCCCGGGCCCCAGATACGCTGGTGTATGGCTCGCAGCCTGTGGAATCTTCCCAGCGCTCTGCATCAACATTACCTGGCTGCTCAATAACCAGGGACGCGATTCGAAGAAGGGCGCAGGTCTTGCCATTACTTTGATAATTGGGCAATGCTCGTCTCTCCTCAGCAGTTACATGTTTCCAAAAGAAGATGCGTAAGTCACTTATGTCTTCTGTACTTGCATTCCAGCTAATATCGAGGTAGACCATTCTTTGTCAAGGGTTGCGCCATCGGCTGCGGTATGAGCGGCGCTATCGTTATCCTTGCTTTGCTTATGCATTTCGCCTTGGAGAGAGAGAACAAGCGTAATGAAAAACTCTATGGACCTTTGGATAACGACGCTGAGGTTGATGCTGCAGATGAGGGAGAGCAGAGCAGGGACTTCCGATATCTGACCTGAGTAGATAGCGTTGCCAATTAGACGTCATGCATTCTCGCTTTCAACCTGCCCACCATGTCAGCATTAGGCTGTAAGGCATATCAGAAGGCGGATCAGGGACCCCAACCATAGCCTAAATGCCAACTAAATCAACAAAAAAAAACTTCTCATCTGAGATTCAAACTTGCATGTCCATTCCAGTTGATCTATATTCTCAGTTTCTGCTAAGAACTGAGCAACATTCTGGACCACAGGTCACTTTGTAATGGCAACAAAGGCGAGGTCAGTTCGCAGTCCAAGCAAACCGTTACCAGGGCTTGATATCTTCAAAACTCCGGAAAATTCGAGGTTCTATTCAGCAAATATGTACAAGGGTCTTGACACAAGCAAGCGGGAGATTCGACTCATTGAACTTTCTACACAAACTGGCGGCGGTATACTCGAGTGCAAGCTACTGCCTGCAACGTTGTTAACCGATGCACGAAAGCAGTATTTGGCTTTATCCTATTGTGCAGGAGACCCAATCGACACAAAGGACATCTTGGTGAGCGGGGTAAGATGCAACATCTTTGCGAACTTACATCATGCACTGGTACTCGCTCGCCGTTATTGGATTCGATCCTCAAGGCAAACCCCACTTCGACTTTGGATCGATCAGTTATGCATCAATCAGCAAGACTTGAAAGAGAGATCACACCAAGTCGGCTTCATGAGGGACATCTACCAGGGCGCGGAACGCACACTGGCTTGCTTATCGACATCAAAAACTAGTGGGAGGGGAATGAAGTGGTTGATCGACCTGTGCGACGCCGttccttctcaagaagacgaTGGACCATTCCAACACGACAGTGAAGACGAAATAGGTATCGATGGCGAGGCTGAATCAGAAGACGGTACCCAGGAAAGTGACGAACTGTCCGACACCTCCGACTCGGAGCGTCTTGGTGGATACAGACAGCAAGGGCTTCGTGTATGTGACTATTTCTGGGACAGCATGCACATCGAAAAGTTTGTGAATGGGTGGATTGCGTTCTACGACGTACTGTCCAGCCCATGGTGGAACCGAGCTTGGATCTGCCAGGAATTCCTGGTATCCGATCATGTCAGTTTCATGTTCGGCGACCATTTCGTCTCATGGGAACAGTGCTGGAGAACCATGCAAGCCTTTTGCGGAATACACAGAAATCACCTGATAAATCGGAATAAATTTCTGGAGTTCCGAAACCTTTCGGTAGGCTGTCCTGAGGATCGCCAACTTTGCCGCATCCTCGACATCGTTAACCAAAGAGACCTCAACCGTCAAGTCGATCACGTCGGGATGGCCTTGAAAATGAAGATCCGTTGGAGTGGCAGCCTGGATATAAAGGCTCTTCTATCGCATTCTCGATCTTGCAAGTCATCCGATGATCGTGATCGAGTATACGCTATTCTTGGATTAGCTTCGCTGGGATATCAGATCTTTCCTGGCTATTCATACGACATGACCGCAGCCCAGGTCATGATTATGACTACCAAGGCAATCATAGACAAGGAAGATAGCCTGTATATCCTTGTACAAGCTACTACATTAGTTCGATCTAAAAATCTCGACGTGCCCTCGTGGGTCGTCGACTGGTCTAGCACTGAAGCCTCGGATATTCGAAATAACCATTTCGGGAAGAGGCTATTATACCGACTGAGCAGGATACCCCAAGAATCTCCAGAACATACTTTTGAAACCATCACAGACAGGTTTCAGCAGACACAAGCACATATCCTAAGGGTTTATGGAACATTCATCACAAAAATATGGCTAGAAACAAGGGGATGGCCGTTTGCGGATTTTATAGCGCCGAGGGGATGGCAAGGCGGAGCTCTAGCTTCCATCACCGACGGAGATGAACTATGGATCTTACACGGGCTTAGAGTACCCATTGTCCAGCGGCCATATCGTGATGGGTACCAGGTCGTTAGTTCTGCCTTTCTCATGGGGCAGGATGATGAGGGTTTTGGGACACCGGTGATATCCACTGAAGAGGGTAGGTCTAATAGGAGTCGCATAACATTGTACTAGCGCATACCAATATTCATGGAATGATAGTATAGGCTCTGTTCAGAATTATACGTGTAATCCGATGCGTAATCCCGATCTCTGGAAGCTTAGCATTGTCTCAGCTAACTTCTAGTTTAGTGAAAACAAAAACAGATAATTATGTTCAACGGGTTGAGTGAGCTACCTTGGTAGCCGTCTACAGTAGTGCCTAAAGAAGCATTACCTAAGCGGACCGTTCTCTCCGATATGAATAGTAGCCATAGATTACTGGGGATCTGCGTAGTTGCTCGCAGGCGACTTGATATCTAGAGCCCAGCAAGGTGCTcaaaagaatataaatacAGAGCTTTCCTCCCGTCAACTAGACAGATTCTCAAACCCTTCAATCATCTTTCATTTTGTACCTCAGTACCCTTCAATATTCAAGATGGCTTCCACCAAGTTTCCTCTCGCCGCTTGGTCTCGCATTACTTCCAGCAAGCGCCTCTACCGATCTTCCCAAGCCGTCTCCACCATCGATCAAAAGATCTATATCTTTGGCGGCGAGTTGCTTCCACGTGAACCGGTTGATAACAGAGTTGATGTTGTCAGCCTTGATGCTCAGGGTATGTTAGCAGTCAAATACTATCTAATCCTTGCTGATTTTCACAGAGCATGGTGCCCAGACACTTACGGCTCCTGCCGACGCTCCCTCACCACGAGTTGGCAGCCCGAGCACCACCATTGGAAGCAGCATCTTCCTCTTTTCCGGACGCGGAGGCCTTGAAATGAAGCCAGTTGAAGAAAAAGGCGCTATCTGGCGCTACAATATAACCGAAAATACCTGGGACTTTATCAAACCCGCTGATCCTTCTACTCTGTTCCCAGATGGTCGAAGCTACCATTGTATAACTTCAGATGGAGTTGATCAGCTTTACCTCCACTCTGGATGCCCTGAACAGAATCGTCTCAACGACCTCTGGGCTTTTGACGTGACCAAACGGGCTTGGAGTGAGTTACCTTCTGCACCAGGACCTGCGCGCGGTGGCTCTTCCATCGCATTTCACGATGGCAAGCTGTATCGCATGAACGGCTTTGATGGAAAGACAGAACAGGGTGGCGCCCTGGACATCTATAACATTGAGACTGGCTCATGGTCTACGGTGACTTACAAACccgatggtgttgaaggtCCTGAAGCACGAAGTGTAGCAAGTCTTCTGTCAATTACAGTACGGGGCAAGAATTTCTTGATCACCATGTTTGGCGAGAGAGACCCAAGCGCTCTAGGCCATGCTGGGGCCGGGAAGATGCTGTCTGACGTCTGGGCTTTTGACATCGAGGAGAGTATCTGGCAGAGAGTGGAGATTGGTGATGATAGACCTGTTGCTAGGGGTTGGTTCGACGCTAATGTTGCGCGGGGCGAGAATGAGAAAGATGTTGTGATCGTTCATGGGGGTCTTGGGGAGGATAACCAGCGACTCGGTGATGTTTGGGCATTGCGATTCTAGATGTTGTATTCTAGGTATTGTAGTTAGTTTATCCACAAAAAGATGATTGTCTTTTGCAGGAATCTGAGAACTCTACATTCAAGTCATGTCAGCGGCGTCCGGACTCCGTGACTCCATCATACTAAAAGTCTACCAATTAACGGCGAGAAGCCAGGGCACTTGTGATATTCAGGCTTAGTGCAGTTCTTTAGCTCGAAACCATGGCCCATGTCTTTAAAGGCACCACGGAGTCCGATTCTCCGATCGAAGCTATCAAGCATCCAGAACACCCAATGCCTCCAAAGCGAGCCTGTGACGTTTGCTTTAAGCGAAAGGTGCCATGCTCAATTACTTTACCCTGACTTAGACTGATCAAGGTGACTAGATCCAATGTATCAAACCGGATCCCGAACAATCGTGTGAATGGTGTGCGCATCATGACCTTGAGTGTGCTGTGAAGAGGGAGTCCCAGAGGAAGTCCGATGTGAGGTAAGTCCATAGCATTGCTACTCATACTATCACACTGCTGACCTATTGTAGCGCTGCACTCTCGAGCCACGTTCAGACACTGGAGCGTCGCGTTACGGAGCTTGAAGCAGCTCTCCTGCAGATGCGCTCTGAGATTAAATCTTCAACTGTCTCTGCATCGACTCCAACTGTCAATTTGACATCTCCATACTCAACCTTGGGAGCAAATTCTGATGCTAGTTCGTTTTGTATCACTCCATACTCACAGCAGGATAGTACAGGCTCTGGGAATACTGCTAATACAACGTCCACTGCCATCTGGACATGCCTCGGGCAACATTGGTACTTCAAAGGCATACCTATCAACTCCACCAGAGGCCGTGAGTGGATGTCTTCCAAAACAGGCGAAAATGTCTTCCTAGATGGCTTCCGCCTCTTTGGTTCACAAGCAGGCAATCCCAGCACTTCTCCGGCGCTTTTCAGCTTCCCGGACAGATACACGGTGGAGGAGTCTCTAAAGTCATACTTCGGCTCGCCATGGCGAATTATATACCCGATAATCGACCCGGTGCTGATTCAAGATATTCTGGCAGTAGCGTATGATGATTCTCAAGgcccttctcctcaaggaAAGGCTTCATCACAAGCGTTTATTCTAGCGTtcatggccatgacttcACGGCTGAGGGGTGCGCATGTCCAGCCTCTTGACGGTGATGTCTATGTGCGCTCATCGCAATGCTATTTATCCCAAGTCATCAGTCAGAGTACGATGGAAACTCTACAAACAGTTCTTATGCTGGTAAGTTGAATTTCTACCAAGCCATGGTTTTCTTAACTCTGACGCATCGTACAGCAAATCAGCCACCTACAATCAGGTCAGTGGGAGGCTGTAGCCACCCTCCATCCCCATGCTTGCCGTATCTTGTACGATCTCAAAGGTCATATTTCACATCCCCTTACACCAAGCGAATTGGATAGCGCCGTTGATCAAAGCCGGCGCAGGCATATCCGGAACCTCTTCTGGCTATGCTACATCTTCGATAAGGACATAGCCATGCGATCTGGTAGACCTCCTTGTATCACCAGAGGCTATTGTGACTTGACACTGCCGGATGTTTGGGCTAGGATATGTGACGGGTCAGCCACTGGACCCGGTACTCCTCAAGATGGGATCTTTTCCAAGGGCGATACTGTCTGTTTTCCCCAAGACCTGGACCTCTCCCAACTCAAAGAAAGGCTATGCTTGTTTCTCTGCTCTCTCGACAACTCGAGCCTATCAGATGGCACGATTCTCTGTCACGTTCGCCAACTAGACGTTGATCTTGAGTCATGGCGCTCGACCATCCCTGTGGACTACAGGCCAAAGCTATCCGTCCTTCCGGACCAACCGCTGTTCAATCCGCAACTGTCGTTCCCACAAAGGACAAGATGTATTCACCTCCAGCTCGAGCACAATTATCTAACCACAGTGATTCACACGGCTGTTCGAAGATGCGGCGCAGTGTATGCTGTCCATGACAATCTCCCCGACGATCTGCACAGCGTCTATCATTCAAGCAGTGACATCTCTCTAGAAGCGAGTCGCACTACCCTCCAGATTTTCAAGTCTCATACCGATATCCTCCAGGAGAATGTGTTTGGGTATGCGGAATGCGTCTCCTCTCACTCACCCTGTGCTAACATCTACAGTCACATTGCATTCTACCCCCCCATAGCGGCCATGGCACTGTTCCTGAACATTCTGATCCATCCTTTAGATCAGCGGGCTAGAAGCGACCTTGATATCTTGGCGGGGTGTACAACGTTATTCCAGGATATGGCGATGGAAGAGTTGACGAATGATGACATGGACTGCATTCACGAGCTCAATAGATTCGTATCGGAATTGGTCCGGCTTGGTAGCAGTGCGATATGGAAGGCAAAGAGAGAATGGAAGACCACAACCGGGATATCATCGTGACCCGGAATGAGAACCTTCATATAAACTTCCCGACCATCTCGTTTCGTGACCGGACCGTGTACCTAATGACGGCGATACCTCGTGTATAATTGGTCTTGGTCAGACCTCGAAGGATCCTTATCTTACGCGCCTTC
This region includes:
- a CDS encoding major facilitator superfamily domain-containing protein, translated to MDPDKTSTDGTDNMRGSTGEQPLLSTPDMDRRIRHAFDRRVMPVVCCLYVLSYLDRGNIGNAKTAGAQEALNLSSDDWSWVLNSFYIAYILFEWTTMLWKIFPAHIYVSILCVCWGTAAMCSGAVHNMTQLIVTRIFLGIFEATFGAGAPFFLSCLYKRRELGLRMSILLGMSPLANTFASSLAYGITHIKGSLAPWRLLFIIEGAPTIAFAPVVYFFLIDSPATAKFLTEEERYFAVQRVQGPDGAKKSVNWRQIIAGILDYKNYVHSIIHFCCNFSFAALSNFLPTIVSAMGYSSINAQGLTAPAYFTAFLLCMGAAFFSDRCGNRGFVVAGFAAMATVGYGLLAGIQDIHRPGPRYAGVWLAACGIFPALCINITWLLNNQGRDSKKGAGLAITLIIGQCSSLLSSYMFPKEDAPFFVKGCAIGCGMSGAIVILALLMHFALERENKRNEKLYGPLDNDAEVDAADEGEQSRDFRYLT
- a CDS encoding heterokaryon incompatibility protein-domain-containing protein, producing MYKGLDTSKREIRLIELSTQTGGGILECKLLPATLLTDARKQYLALSYCAGDPIDTKDILVSGVRCNIFANLHHALVLARRYWIRSSRQTPLRLWIDQLCINQQDLKERSHQVGFMRDIYQGAERTLACLSTSKTSGRGMKWLIDLCDAVPSQEDDGPFQHDSEDEIGIDGEAESEDGTQESDELSDTSDSERLGGYRQQGLRVCDYFWDSMHIEKFVNGWIAFYDVLSSPWWNRAWICQEFLVSDHVSFMFGDHFVSWEQCWRTMQAFCGIHRNHLINRNKFLEFRNLSVGCPEDRQLCRILDIVNQRDLNRQVDHVGMALKMKIRWSGSLDIKALLSHSRSCKSSDDRDRVYAILGLASLGYQIFPGYSYDMTAAQVMIMTTKAIIDKEDSLYILVQATTLVRSKNLDVPSWVVDWSSTEASDIRNNHFGKRLLYRLSRIPQESPEHTFETITDRFQQTQAHILRVYGTFITKIWLETRGWPFADFIAPRGWQGGALASITDGDELWILHGLRVPIVQRPYRDGYQVVSSAFLMGQDDEGFGTPVISTEEGSVQNYTCNPMRNPDLWKLSIVSANF